A genome region from Pseudomonas sp. S06B 330 includes the following:
- the ftsY gene encoding signal recognition particle-docking protein FtsY, whose amino-acid sequence MFGSNDDKKTPAAPGEKKGLFGWLRKKPQQPVAEQPQAPEPIESEQPAALINEAPAAVAPVDVAPAAVAAPEPVQVISAPVPQMPPVGLVLPVPEEPVALVADLEPHTPPPIPERPAPVLAAQAEPAPVIVEPEPEPVVVTPEPVFVAPEPVAAPVVMPEPAPVAPVAPVAPVAPVAPVAPVAPVAPVAIVEPIAEPAPVEEAAPVRSEESKGGFFARLKQGLSKTSASIGEGMASLFLGKKAIDDDLLDEIETRLLTADVGVEATSAIVQSLTQKVARKQLADSDALYKSLQGELADLLKPVEQPLRIQAQNKPFVILVVGVNGAGKTTTIGKLAKKLQLEGKKVMLAAGDTFRAAAVEQLQVWGERNQIPVIAQHTGADSASVIFDAVQAAKARGIDVLIADTAGRLHTKDNLMEELKKVRRVIGKLDADAPHEVLLVLDAGTGQNAINQAKHFNQSVELTGLALTKLDGTAKGGVIFALAKQFGLPIRYIGVGEGIDDLRAFEAEPFVKALFAEREHP is encoded by the coding sequence ATGTTTGGTTCCAACGACGACAAAAAGACGCCGGCCGCGCCCGGTGAAAAGAAAGGCCTGTTCGGCTGGCTGCGTAAAAAGCCCCAGCAACCCGTTGCCGAGCAGCCACAAGCCCCTGAGCCGATTGAATCGGAGCAGCCTGCCGCGCTAATCAACGAAGCGCCGGCCGCTGTTGCTCCGGTGGACGTTGCACCGGCTGCGGTTGCCGCACCTGAACCTGTTCAGGTCATCTCCGCCCCCGTGCCGCAGATGCCGCCCGTCGGGTTGGTTCTGCCTGTTCCTGAAGAGCCGGTAGCACTGGTAGCCGACCTGGAGCCGCACACACCACCGCCAATCCCGGAACGTCCGGCGCCTGTGCTGGCAGCCCAGGCCGAACCTGCGCCTGTGATTGTTGAGCCTGAGCCTGAGCCGGTTGTGGTGACACCTGAGCCGGTTTTCGTCGCACCAGAACCGGTTGCCGCCCCGGTGGTAATGCCCGAGCCTGCGCCTGTAGCGCCTGTAGCGCCTGTAGCGCCTGTAGCGCCTGTAGCGCCTGTAGCGCCTGTAGCGCCTGTAGCGCCTGTAGCCATCGTCGAACCGATTGCCGAACCTGCGCCTGTCGAAGAAGCTGCCCCGGTCCGCAGCGAGGAGAGCAAAGGTGGCTTCTTCGCCCGCCTCAAGCAAGGCCTGTCCAAGACCAGCGCCAGCATTGGCGAAGGCATGGCCAGCCTGTTCCTGGGCAAAAAAGCCATCGACGACGACTTGCTCGACGAGATCGAGACCCGCTTGCTGACCGCTGATGTTGGCGTTGAAGCCACTTCGGCGATTGTCCAGAGCCTGACCCAGAAGGTCGCACGTAAGCAGTTGGCCGACAGTGATGCGCTGTACAAGTCCCTGCAAGGCGAACTGGCAGACCTGCTCAAGCCGGTTGAACAGCCGTTGCGCATCCAGGCACAGAACAAACCATTTGTGATCCTCGTCGTTGGCGTCAATGGCGCGGGCAAGACCACCACCATCGGCAAACTGGCGAAAAAGCTGCAGCTGGAAGGCAAGAAAGTCATGCTCGCCGCCGGTGATACCTTCCGTGCCGCTGCCGTCGAGCAGCTGCAGGTCTGGGGCGAGCGTAACCAGATCCCGGTCATCGCCCAGCACACTGGCGCCGACTCCGCGTCGGTGATCTTTGACGCCGTTCAGGCTGCCAAGGCGCGCGGCATCGATGTGCTGATTGCCGATACCGCTGGTCGCCTGCACACCAAAGACAACCTGATGGAAGAGCTGAAGAAGGTCCGTCGGGTCATCGGCAAGCTCGATGCTGACGCGCCGCACGAAGTCCTGCTGGTGCTGGACGCCGGTACTGGACAGAACGCGATCAATCAGGCCAAGCACTTCAACCAGAGCGTTGAACTCACCGGCCTTGCCCTGACCAAGCTCGATGGCACCGCCAAGGGCGGGGTAATCTTCGCCCTGGCCAAGCAGTTCGGCCTGCCGATCCGCTATATTGGCGTGGGCGAGGGTATTGATGATCTGCGCGCCTTCGAAGCTGAACCCTTCGTGAAAGCACTGTTTGCCGAGCGGGAGCATCCATGA
- a CDS encoding M16 family metallopeptidase, which yields MNALARRAAGLLLSTVCLPFAVFAADPQPTHEFILDNGLKVVVREDHRAPVVVSQIWYKVGSTYESPGQTGLSHALEHMMFKGSEKVGPGEASRILRDIGAEENAFTSDDYTAYYQVLARDRLPIALELEADRMASLRLPADEFSREIEVIKEERRLRTDDQPNAKAFELFSAMAFPASSYRTPTIGWMADLNRMKVEELRHWYESWYTPNNATLVVVGDVTVDEVKGLAQRFFGAIPKRATPPAKLPLELAEPGLRETTLHVRTQLPSLIYGFNVPGLATAKEPRTVHALRLISALLDGGYSARLPSQLERGQELVSGASSNYNPFTRGDSLFLISATPNQQKNKTLADVEKGIWTLLDELKTTPPSAQELERVRAQVIAGLVYDRDSISSQATAIGMLETVGLSWKLIDSELDELKSVTPADIQNAARTYFTRERLSVAHVLPEETAHE from the coding sequence ATGAATGCTCTAGCCCGCCGCGCCGCTGGCCTGTTGCTCAGCACAGTTTGTCTGCCGTTCGCCGTCTTTGCCGCCGATCCGCAACCCACCCACGAGTTCATTCTCGACAATGGCCTGAAAGTGGTCGTACGCGAGGATCACCGGGCGCCAGTGGTGGTCTCGCAAATTTGGTACAAGGTCGGCTCGACTTATGAATCTCCCGGCCAGACCGGCCTTTCCCACGCCCTGGAACACATGATGTTCAAGGGTAGCGAGAAAGTTGGCCCCGGCGAAGCTTCGCGCATCCTGCGCGACATCGGCGCCGAAGAAAACGCCTTTACCAGCGACGATTACACCGCTTACTACCAGGTGCTGGCCCGTGATCGCCTGCCAATCGCCCTGGAGCTGGAGGCTGACCGCATGGCCAGCCTGCGCCTGCCAGCCGATGAGTTCAGCCGCGAAATCGAGGTAATCAAGGAAGAACGCCGCCTGCGCACCGACGATCAGCCCAACGCCAAAGCGTTCGAGCTGTTCAGCGCCATGGCCTTTCCGGCCAGCAGCTATCGCACCCCGACCATCGGCTGGATGGCTGACCTGAACCGCATGAAGGTCGAAGAGCTGCGTCATTGGTACGAATCCTGGTACACACCGAACAACGCCACCCTGGTGGTGGTTGGCGACGTCACCGTGGACGAGGTCAAAGGTCTGGCCCAGCGTTTCTTCGGTGCCATTCCCAAGCGCGCCACTCCCCCGGCCAAACTGCCGCTGGAACTGGCCGAACCGGGCTTGCGGGAAACCACCCTGCATGTGCGCACTCAACTACCAAGCCTGATCTACGGTTTCAACGTCCCGGGCCTGGCCACCGCCAAGGAGCCACGCACTGTGCACGCCCTGCGTCTGATCTCGGCGCTGCTCGATGGTGGCTATAGCGCCCGCCTGCCAAGCCAGCTGGAGCGCGGCCAGGAGCTGGTCTCCGGGGCTTCCTCCAACTACAACCCCTTCACTCGCGGCGACAGCCTGTTCCTGATTTCGGCCACGCCGAACCAGCAAAAGAACAAGACCCTGGCCGACGTTGAGAAAGGCATCTGGACGCTGCTCGACGAACTCAAGACCACACCTCCTTCGGCGCAAGAACTGGAGCGCGTACGCGCCCAGGTGATCGCCGGGTTGGTCTACGACCGTGACTCCATCAGCAGCCAGGCCACCGCCATCGGCATGCTGGAAACGGTCGGCCTGTCATGGAAGTTGATCGACAGTGAACTCGACGAGCTGAAAAGCGTGACCCCAGCCGACATCCAGAACGCTGCGCGCACCTATTTCACCCGTGAACGCCTGAGCGTTGCCCACGTACTGCCCGAGGAGACCGCTCATGAGTGA
- a CDS encoding M16 family metallopeptidase, with protein MSDRSAPRYTLIGLGVLGLVGALAFFLAKPAQSDNAAQASASTAAKPVNTLQTLAELDGKAPSRRQLNIQTWNTAEGARVLFVEARELPMFDLRLTFAAGSSQDGDTPGLATLTNAMLNEGVAGKDVTAIAEGFEGLGADFGNGAYRDMAVATLRSLSAADKREPALKLFAEVVGKPTFPQGALNRIKNQMQAGFEYQKQNPGKLAGIALFEHLYGNHPYAHPSDGTAKSIPPITLEQLRAFHTKAYSAGNAVIALVGDLSRSEAEAVAAQVSAALPKGPALAKVPQPTEPKPGTTHIDFPSKQTHLMLAQLGIDRNDPDYAALSLGNQILGGGAFGTRLMSEVREKRGLTYGVYSVFSPMQVRGPFMINLQTRAELSEGTLKLVQDILTDYLKTGPTQQELDDAKRELAGSFPLSNASNASIVGQLGAIGFYNLPLTWLEDYMQQSQALTTEQVKAALNKHLAADKMVIVTAGPSVPQQPLPPPTDKPAEQPLGVPEH; from the coding sequence ATGAGTGATCGCAGCGCACCCCGCTACACCCTGATCGGCCTTGGCGTTTTAGGACTGGTTGGTGCATTGGCCTTCTTTCTGGCCAAGCCCGCGCAATCAGACAATGCCGCCCAGGCGTCCGCCAGCACTGCGGCCAAGCCGGTCAATACCCTGCAGACGCTGGCCGAGCTGGATGGCAAGGCACCCAGCCGCCGTCAGCTGAATATCCAGACGTGGAACACCGCCGAAGGCGCCCGCGTGCTGTTCGTCGAAGCCCGCGAGCTGCCGATGTTCGACTTGCGCCTGACCTTCGCCGCCGGCAGCAGCCAGGACGGTGACACTCCAGGCCTGGCCACATTAACCAATGCCATGCTTAACGAAGGCGTGGCCGGCAAGGACGTCACCGCCATCGCCGAAGGCTTCGAAGGCCTGGGCGCTGACTTTGGCAATGGCGCCTACCGCGACATGGCCGTGGCCACGCTTCGCAGCCTCAGTGCTGCCGACAAGCGTGAACCGGCACTGAAGCTGTTTGCCGAGGTGGTGGGCAAGCCTACCTTCCCGCAAGGTGCTCTGAACCGCATCAAAAACCAGATGCAGGCCGGTTTCGAATACCAGAAGCAGAACCCTGGCAAGCTGGCTGGCATCGCGTTGTTCGAACATCTGTACGGCAACCACCCTTACGCTCATCCAAGTGATGGCACTGCCAAGAGCATCCCGCCCATCACCCTGGAGCAACTGCGCGCCTTCCATACCAAGGCCTATAGCGCTGGCAATGCCGTCATTGCCTTGGTCGGCGATCTGAGCCGCAGTGAAGCCGAAGCTGTTGCCGCGCAAGTTTCGGCAGCCCTGCCAAAAGGCCCTGCGCTGGCCAAGGTACCTCAGCCAACTGAGCCAAAGCCTGGCACCACGCACATCGACTTCCCGTCCAAGCAGACCCACCTGATGCTGGCCCAGCTGGGCATCGACCGTAATGATCCGGACTACGCGGCGCTGTCGCTGGGTAACCAGATCCTCGGTGGTGGCGCCTTTGGTACCCGCCTGATGAGTGAAGTGCGCGAGAAGCGTGGCCTGACCTACGGCGTATACTCGGTCTTCAGTCCGATGCAGGTCCGTGGCCCGTTCATGATCAACCTGCAAACCCGTGCCGAACTCAGCGAAGGCACGCTCAAGCTGGTTCAGGATATTCTGACCGACTACCTCAAGACCGGCCCGACCCAGCAGGAGCTGGATGATGCCAAACGCGAACTGGCCGGCAGCTTCCCGCTGTCCAACGCCAGCAACGCCAGCATCGTTGGCCAACTGGGCGCCATCGGCTTCTACAACCTGCCGCTGACCTGGCTGGAAGATTACATGCAGCAATCCCAGGCCCTGACCACCGAACAGGTCAAGGCAGCCCTGAACAAGCACCTTGCTGCTGACAAGATGGTCATCGTCACGGCAGGTCCTAGCGTGCCGCAGCAACCGCTGCCGCCGCCCACTGACAAACCCGCCGAGCAACCGCTTGGCGTACCGGAGCATTAA
- the rsmD gene encoding 16S rRNA (guanine(966)-N(2))-methyltransferase RsmD, which yields MASPSAKSAKPHNGQGQLRIIAGEWRSRRLSFPDAPGLRPTPDRVRETLFNWLAPHIEGAKVLDAFAGSGALYLEALSRGAAEAVALDSNPAAIASLRQNLELLRCPRGQLIQSDAQRYLQGDAKLAFDLVFLDPPFHQDLLPTTCALLEERQWLAANAWIYTESETPPSTLQLPGNWRLHREKKAGQVYYALWQRG from the coding sequence ATGGCCAGTCCATCCGCAAAATCGGCCAAGCCACACAATGGCCAGGGCCAACTGCGCATCATCGCTGGCGAATGGCGCAGCCGTCGCCTGAGCTTCCCTGACGCGCCTGGCCTGCGTCCGACGCCGGACCGTGTGCGCGAAACCCTGTTCAACTGGCTCGCCCCGCATATTGAAGGCGCCAAAGTGCTCGATGCCTTTGCCGGCAGCGGCGCCCTGTATCTGGAGGCACTGTCTCGCGGTGCCGCCGAGGCGGTAGCGCTGGACAGCAACCCTGCCGCCATCGCCAGCCTGCGGCAGAATCTGGAGCTGCTGCGCTGCCCACGCGGCCAGTTGATCCAGAGTGACGCCCAGCGTTACCTGCAGGGTGACGCCAAGCTTGCCTTCGACCTGGTGTTCCTCGACCCACCGTTCCACCAGGACCTGCTGCCCACCACTTGCGCCCTGCTTGAAGAGCGCCAGTGGCTGGCGGCCAATGCCTGGATCTACACCGAAAGCGAAACCCCGCCTTCAACCCTGCAGCTGCCTGGCAACTGGCGCCTGCACCGGGAAAAGAAGGCCGGTCAGGTGTACTACGCACTCTGGCAACGCGGCTGA